CGAGATTGACGGCCAGCAGCCGGCGCCAGTCGGCGATCTGGGTCTGCGTGAAATAGGCATGCTGGTCGATGCCGGCGTTGTTCACCAGGATCTGGTGCGGCCCGGTCTCCAGCACCATGCGATGCGCGCGCTCGAGGTCGGCCACGTCGAGCTCGACGGCAGTGGCACCGATCTCCGCAGCCAAGGCCTGCGCGCTCGCGATGTCCAGGTCGGCGATGGTCACGCATGCGCCCTCGGCCGCCAGCCGGCGTGCGATCGCGGCGCCGATGCCCTTGGCGCCGCCGGTGAGGAACACGCTGCGCACGGTGCTCATTTCCCCGTGAAGCGCGGCGCGCGCTTTTCGATCACCGCCGCCAGGCCCTCCAGCGCATCCTTCATCCCGGCCAGTTGGGCCTGGGTGCGGTTCTCCTCGGGCATCGCGGCCTCGGCGCCGAGGCCGATCCCGTTCCACAGCAGCCGTTTGGTGGCCGCCAGTGCCGCCGGGGCACCGGCCGCCAGTTGGCGCGCCAACGACAGCGCTTCGCCGGCCAGTGCTTCGTCGGGCACCACGCGCGAGATGAGCCCGATGCGCAACGCCTCGGCGGCGTCGATCACCGGGTTGAACAACAGGATGTCCATCGCCTTGCGAAAACCGACCAACTGCGTGAGCGTCACCGAGACGCCGGCATCGGGCACCATCGCCACGCGCGTCGCGCCGGCCAGGAAGCGGCTCGATTCGCCCGCCACGACCACATCGGACGAACACACCAGCCCCATGCCGCCGCCGCCGGCCGCAAAGCCCTGCACCGCACAGACGACCGGCGCGTTGAGCCGCATCAGCAGCGCCACCACCAGCTGCAGGTAGGAGGTTGCCATGCGGATGTAGTCGGGCAACGCCTCGCCCTTGGACAGGAAGGTGTGAACATCGCCGCCGGCGCAGAAGTGCTTGCCCTCGCCCGTGAGCAGCACGGCGCGCACACGGCCCTCGCCGTGCACCTGCATCAGCACCTCGTGCAGCGCCTTGAGCAGTTCCATGTCGAGGCCGTTTGA
The Variovorax sp. OAS795 genome window above contains:
- a CDS encoding enoyl-CoA hydratase-related protein encodes the protein MTGDKRSDSPSIEVLVAEGPARLELHADGVAHVRLNRPEASNGLDMELLKALHEVLMQVHGEGRVRAVLLTGEGKHFCAGGDVHTFLSKGEALPDYIRMATSYLQLVVALLMRLNAPVVCAVQGFAAGGGGMGLVCSSDVVVAGESSRFLAGATRVAMVPDAGVSVTLTQLVGFRKAMDILLFNPVIDAAEALRIGLISRVVPDEALAGEALSLARQLAAGAPAALAATKRLLWNGIGLGAEAAMPEENRTQAQLAGMKDALEGLAAVIEKRAPRFTGK